The genomic DNA GCGATGGCGACCGACTCGACGGTTTCGCGAAAAGTGCGGACCCAGGCCGTGGGATCCTGGGGAGCAGCGTGTTTTTCGCCGGCTGTTTTGGCGGAATCGGTTTTTTTACTCATGGGAAGTGCTTCTCAATGTTTTCGGTGCGGTGCCTCGCTAGGCCCAAGATATTGATATCCCTGGGCTTTGGGAGCGAGCGAAGGGGGCCACATTGGATTCGGCACTATCGTATTCGTTTGACAGGCCAAAATATAGCTAATTGCCGCGGCTGCCGGAACTTGAAACGGTGATAGCACGTCAAAAGGCGAAAAAAGACCTGGGATGAAGAACAAAATACCAGGAAAAACGGCGGAAGTCGGGCTTGTTTTGTTTGCGCCGGAGGGGGTCCCATATTTTCCTGTAAAAAAGGTGGCCAATTTTTGGGAAGCTGTTTAAAACTTCGCTCTCTCCGCAGATGGCGTTGGGATGAGTATTTTTCGGTGATTTCCGGTGCCCTCACCTCGTCACAGCGAGTCACCTGCGGACACCGGCCCTCTTCCTAGGGACAAGAGTTATTTGCTCTGGAGCACAATTTTTGTGAGTTCCGGGCGGCAGTTAATTCGCAGCGGCAGCTCAGCGGAGATGCCGCGGCTGACGTGCATGAGCGTGGGGTTAGCGTAAAAAGTTCCACTGGCATATTTCACGCCGTGCATGCTGGGGGCGAAAATCGGACCGATCAGCGGCAAGCGAATTTGACCGCCGTGCGTGTGGCCGGCCAGCATCAGGTCGAAATCGCAGCGGCGGGCCCAAGGCCATTGATCGGGAGAGTGCGCCAGCAGCAGCCGCAGTTGTGGTCGATCGGAGGAGCGTGGCGGACAGCGCTGCATGTCCGGCGGCGGGCGAAACCACGGCGCTTCATTCCCCGCCAGGATGACTTCGGCCCCGGCCACGTCCAAGCGGCGCCATTGGTTGCCGATGTCGGTAAAACCCACGCCGGTTAAGGCTTGGCGAATGCGCGGCGCGGCGCCAGTGTATTCGTCGTGATTTCCCAAAACAAAATAGGTTCCCAACGGGGCCGACAAAGGGGCCAGGGTTTGGGGAATCCAACCGAGCAATTCTATTTTGTCGAGGATGTCACCGGTGAGAACAATCATATCTGACCGTAGGGCGTTGGCTTGCTGGACGACTTCCTGAAAGAATTCGACGCCGATTCGGCCGGTGATGTGCAAATCGGTGAGGTGGGTAATCGAAAAGCCTTCGAGCTGAGAGGGTAAACGCTCCAAGACGAACTGCTTTTCGTCGACGGCCAGTTGCAGCACCTGGTTTCCGGGCACGTGAGCAAGCAGCCGGGCACGCCCGCCGGCCAGCGGTTTTTTCCCCAGCAGGGCGGCCACATCGACAAGCCTGGTGCGCTGTTCGAGGACGACTGCCAAGGGGGTGGTGACCCAATGGCGTTGGACCCATAACACCACGATGGCCAGCGCCAGAATCCAGCAGGGGATGAGATACAGCCATAATAGCTGCGCATGCGCCGACTGCGAGAGCCATGCATCCAGCGATTCTCCAGAACTGAGCCACAGGCCCAGGGCCAACAGGGGCGTCAACATCAGCAGCATGTGTCCGCAGCCGGAGAGGAGCTTGGTGATAACTCTTGAGAAGCCTACGGCGTGGGCGCGGTTTACAAAGCCGACCCACAGCGCGGCATGTCCCAGCAGGGCAAGCAGAGTCAGCACGATGGTGACGACGGGCATGAGACTCTGCGGCGAAGTGAAGTCAGTCGGGGCAACTGGATCAAAGGCGCGAGGAACGGCAAGCTTTCAGCCCTGGCGCAAGCGCGTTGTGGTCCTAGCGTTAGACGAGTTCGCTCTTGGCGACCGCTTTTTGGACGGTATCGAGCAACTGATCCAGGCGGAATGGCTTGTATAGCACCAATTCGATGCCGGCCTGACGCGCTTTCACGATGGAATGCCCCGGATCGTAACCGAAGCCGGTCATCAATACCAGCGGGACGGGATCGAGAATTTCTTGCAGCCGCAAGAGCAGTTCGTAACCGTTCATGTCGGGCAAGCGGATGTCGGCGATGATGACGTCGTAGGCATCGTCGCGGAGCATATTGCGGATCATGCAGACGGCTTCGCCGCCATCGTGGGCGGTTTCGACCACGCAGCCGTAGCGCTCCAAAAGGTTGTGGGCGGCGCTGCGGACCGCTTCGTCGGCATCGACCACGAGAATCCTTCGGTTTTTCAGACCGGGGCGTTTTTCGATTTGCTTGCCGGGAGGGAGCGCCTCGGCGGGGGCCATCGATTGGCCGACCTTTTGAATGACTTGCTTGATGTCGCGGGCATGGCGAAGAATGCGTTGCAAACGCTCCACGACGTCCGCATCGTGGCCAATGTAACGCTGCATGACGTTGACCGCGTCGTTGAGAATTTCGTCCACGGGCAAGGCGACGGCGCCGTGGATGGCCTCCACGCTTTCCTGGGCGGCATTTACTTTTTGCGTAGCAAGCAGTTCCAGGGTGTTCAGGGCGGCGGCCACGTCGCGGCTGAAGATTTCCAAAAACTGCAAGTCGCTTTCGGTAAAGGCGCGGGGTTCTGGGCTTTCCACGTTGAAGGTGCCGATGACCTCGTCGTGCAAGATCAACGGCACCGTCAACGAGCTGTGCCCTCCTTTACAGCCTTGTAAATAGAGGGGATCTTC from Pirellulales bacterium includes the following:
- a CDS encoding metallophosphoesterase — its product is MPVVTIVLTLLALLGHAALWVGFVNRAHAVGFSRVITKLLSGCGHMLLMLTPLLALGLWLSSGESLDAWLSQSAHAQLLWLYLIPCWILALAIVVLWVQRHWVTTPLAVVLEQRTRLVDVAALLGKKPLAGGRARLLAHVPGNQVLQLAVDEKQFVLERLPSQLEGFSITHLTDLHITGRIGVEFFQEVVQQANALRSDMIVLTGDILDKIELLGWIPQTLAPLSAPLGTYFVLGNHDEYTGAAPRIRQALTGVGFTDIGNQWRRLDVAGAEVILAGNEAPWFRPPPDMQRCPPRSSDRPQLRLLLAHSPDQWPWARRCDFDLMLAGHTHGGQIRLPLIGPIFAPSMHGVKYASGTFYANPTLMHVSRGISAELPLRINCRPELTKIVLQSK
- a CDS encoding response regulator codes for the protein LLHFDVVEIRLLDQKTNRLEPLLAVGMEPEAEQRVLYALPQNNGVTGYVAANGKSYLCDDTTEDPLYLQGCKGGHSSLTVPLILHDEVIGTFNVESPEPRAFTESDLQFLEIFSRDVAAALNTLELLATQKVNAAQESVEAIHGAVALPVDEILNDAVNVMQRYIGHDADVVERLQRILRHARDIKQVIQKVGQSMAPAEALPPGKQIEKRPGLKNRRILVVDADEAVRSAAHNLLERYGCVVETAHDGGEAVCMIRNMLRDDAYDVIIADIRLPDMNGYELLLRLQEILDPVPLVLMTGFGYDPGHSIVKARQAGIELVLYKPFRLDQLLDTVQKAVAKSELV